A single Bacteroidota bacterium DNA region contains:
- a CDS encoding TonB-dependent receptor yields MDYSIFPMHAGFDVLPIIDVIESSLRLDCTADTDHFFRFQDFRIPTKVREAFTTKSWHRCAKSTESEIHLNPPPGVLQLTLSSCEEDVQHEVIGMNFKLLFLLATLFVTNHAFAQIQLTGTVLDPNGAFLQGATVTLENETGRLGTTTDADGDFTIALGTQGMYDLEIRFVGFATYRSVVQIEGNTALGTIQLEEDNLLLQSVEIVGRARTDYNSDYSFSASKVAISNRELPQAVSAVTKEFISDRQAFQLADAVKAVSSVTSTGDYNHFNIRGITQSEDGQSINGMRTRQYYFLQPITSHIERVEVIKGPSSVTFSSADPGGTVNMVTKKPLDEARSEVSLTSGGFSTIRGAADFTGPLNRDKTLLYRFNAAFQEAQSFRDLVQNNAFLITPSISYIPNNTTALNAEMIYSSGVGNLDRGQPIFGRINGEFDLNSTARSTNVGASNDFYKSRELLLMASFAKSLAKNVQFNASYMKQTWNEDLAEHRTENRAAVDIEGNPIPTLAAMRYVERQQFWDTGNINVFLNIDLESDAVTNKVLIGYDGSRWERTIGGGQNTARRYLRTDGSIGNFDPANPDAFETMTVNGVLMPRPNVPHFDLANPSNGIRVTKDYVFGEFAIPANLTRTDGIYVQNQFKIGKLSTLLNLRYEWFTDIFDFDGDEQEFNDEAFIPRIGLTYALTENLSAYGTYLEGFQPQTNTVTLSPATEGHFWAASPGNFDPLESDLTELGLKGSFFNGRLNGNLALYAITQRNVLSGDPYDLENLIETGEQQSRGFEIDVSGYVQPN; encoded by the coding sequence ATGGATTACTCCATCTTTCCGATGCATGCAGGCTTTGACGTCCTCCCGATAATCGATGTAATCGAAAGCAGTTTGCGGCTCGATTGCACCGCGGACACAGACCACTTTTTCAGATTCCAGGACTTCCGCATACCCACAAAAGTTCGGGAAGCATTTACCACCAAATCCTGGCACCGCTGCGCGAAAAGCACAGAATCTGAAATCCACCTGAACCCGCCACCTGGTGTTCTCCAACTGACATTATCCTCTTGCGAAGAGGATGTACAACACGAAGTAATTGGTATGAACTTTAAGCTACTTTTTCTCTTAGCGACACTATTTGTCACAAACCACGCGTTTGCCCAAATTCAACTGACCGGTACAGTTCTCGACCCAAACGGTGCATTTTTACAGGGTGCAACGGTTACGCTCGAAAATGAAACCGGCCGGCTTGGTACCACCACCGATGCCGACGGCGACTTTACCATTGCCCTGGGTACGCAAGGGATGTATGATTTGGAAATTCGATTTGTTGGCTTTGCAACCTACCGAAGTGTAGTCCAGATTGAAGGAAATACGGCCCTGGGCACCATCCAACTTGAAGAGGATAACCTGCTGCTGCAATCGGTTGAGATTGTAGGCCGTGCACGCACAGATTATAACAGCGATTACTCTTTCTCAGCCTCAAAAGTGGCGATTAGCAACCGTGAATTGCCGCAAGCCGTCTCTGCAGTCACCAAAGAATTTATCAGTGACCGCCAGGCGTTTCAGTTGGCTGACGCAGTGAAGGCTGTCAGTAGTGTGACGTCAACCGGCGACTACAACCACTTCAACATTCGGGGCATTACCCAGTCGGAAGATGGACAATCCATTAACGGGATGAGAACCCGGCAGTATTACTTCCTGCAACCCATCACGTCGCATATTGAGCGGGTAGAGGTTATCAAAGGCCCTTCCTCAGTCACCTTCTCTAGCGCAGACCCAGGTGGTACCGTAAACATGGTGACCAAAAAGCCTTTGGATGAAGCAAGAAGCGAGGTGTCTTTAACTTCTGGTGGTTTCTCTACCATCAGGGGTGCAGCAGATTTCACTGGTCCGCTGAACAGAGATAAAACACTGCTTTATCGCTTCAACGCAGCGTTCCAGGAAGCTCAATCGTTTCGTGATCTTGTGCAGAACAACGCGTTTCTCATCACCCCATCAATTAGCTACATACCCAATAATACCACGGCGTTGAACGCAGAAATGATCTACAGCAGTGGGGTCGGGAATTTAGACCGCGGACAGCCAATTTTTGGCCGGATCAACGGTGAGTTTGACCTGAACAGTACGGCCCGGTCTACCAATGTGGGTGCTTCAAATGATTTTTATAAGTCCCGTGAGCTCCTGTTGATGGCGAGCTTTGCCAAGTCACTTGCCAAAAATGTTCAGTTCAACGCTTCGTACATGAAGCAGACCTGGAATGAAGATTTGGCAGAACACCGGACGGAGAACAGGGCTGCAGTAGACATTGAAGGAAACCCCATTCCAACGTTGGCTGCCATGCGCTACGTTGAGCGCCAACAGTTTTGGGATACGGGCAATATCAATGTGTTCCTGAATATCGATCTGGAGAGCGATGCGGTCACAAACAAAGTGTTGATTGGATACGATGGAAGCAGATGGGAGCGTACAATCGGTGGGGGACAAAACACAGCCCGTCGTTATCTGCGCACTGATGGGTCAATAGGTAATTTTGATCCGGCAAATCCTGATGCATTCGAGACGATGACGGTTAACGGCGTATTGATGCCGCGGCCGAATGTACCGCATTTTGACCTTGCCAATCCATCCAATGGCATCAGGGTAACAAAAGACTATGTGTTTGGTGAATTTGCCATTCCGGCTAACCTGACCCGAACTGACGGCATTTACGTTCAAAACCAGTTCAAGATAGGTAAGCTCTCCACGCTGTTAAATCTCAGGTACGAGTGGTTTACCGATATTTTCGATTTTGATGGCGATGAGCAAGAATTCAACGATGAAGCCTTTATCCCGCGTATTGGGCTGACGTATGCATTGACTGAAAATTTGAGCGCTTATGGCACGTACCTGGAAGGCTTCCAGCCGCAGACAAACACGGTGACGCTTTCCCCTGCAACAGAAGGGCACTTCTGGGCTGCCTCTCCGGGCAACTTCGATCCGCTGGAAAGTGACCTGACAGAGCTTGGGTTAAAAGGTTCGTTCTTTAATGGCCGGCTGAATGGTAATCTTGCTTTGTACGCCATTACACAGCGCAATGTGTTGTCTGGAGATCCCTATGACCTGGAAAACCTGATCGAGACAGGTGAACAGCAAAGCCGCGGCTTTGAGATTGACGTTTCGGGGTATGTCCAACCAAAC